One region of Oxalobacteraceae bacterium OTU3CAMAD1 genomic DNA includes:
- a CDS encoding xanthine dehydrogenase family protein molybdopterin-binding subunit, whose protein sequence is MLTNFNPKELPRALQNMIEREQGTATASPPRRAFLKVMGLSGLALGTFPGMAMAQEATGLKPTEQPLAFVQIAPDGVVTVTINRLEFGQGVQTGLPMILAEELDADWSLVTARMGTDDPAYVDPVFGMHMTGGSGAIKHSYTQYRELGARARAMLLTAAAQRWNVDVATLQTRAGKVLGPGGRQLTYGELAQAAAALPVPQKVVLKDPKDFRIIGRATGRIDAKAKSSGKQAFGIDTNLEGQLTAVVARPPVFGARIKTVDDSAARAIKGVRAVLRVPLDRGAEGVAVVADGYWNAKRGRDALKLEWNTDDVEKVDSEKQLAQFRKLAGQPGNRKFDADMAPLAGAPLSIKADFVFPYLAHAPMEPLNCTVKLDDGAAEVWTGTQMPGLDAVAAARVLGLKQDKVKMNVAVAGGGFGRRAVPTNDFVVEACQIAKAARAAGVVAPIRTVWSREDDIRGGYYRPMHLHRAHIGFDASGNVLAWDHAIVGQSITAGSPFEPFQVKNGIDGTATEGMRDPYPFPMRLTVHHPKQNVPVLWWRSVGSNHTAFVMETLIDEIARMTKQDPVAYRMRLLSPKQARHRAALQLAVDKSGYGKRRLAAGRAWGVAVHESFDSVVAYVVEASVKEGEPVLHRVTAGVHCNLAVNPRSIEAQVQGGALMGLSMCLPGAAITLKDGVVEQSNFGDFAVPRMTSMPAVDVHIVPSAEPPTGIGEPGLPPLAPAFANALARVTGKPVRDMPFKLA, encoded by the coding sequence ATGCTGACCAACTTCAATCCCAAGGAATTGCCGCGCGCGCTGCAAAACATGATCGAGCGCGAACAGGGCACGGCCACGGCCAGCCCGCCGCGCCGCGCCTTTCTCAAGGTGATGGGCTTGTCCGGCCTGGCGCTGGGAACGTTCCCGGGCATGGCGATGGCGCAGGAGGCCACCGGCCTCAAGCCGACCGAGCAGCCGCTGGCCTTCGTCCAGATCGCGCCCGACGGCGTCGTCACGGTCACCATCAACCGGCTCGAATTCGGCCAGGGCGTGCAGACCGGGCTGCCGATGATCCTCGCCGAGGAGCTCGACGCCGACTGGTCGCTCGTCACCGCCCGGATGGGCACCGACGATCCGGCCTATGTCGATCCGGTCTTCGGCATGCACATGACCGGCGGCTCCGGCGCGATCAAGCACAGTTATACCCAGTACCGCGAACTGGGCGCGCGCGCCCGCGCCATGCTGCTGACGGCCGCCGCGCAGCGCTGGAACGTCGACGTGGCGACCCTGCAAACCCGCGCCGGCAAGGTGCTGGGGCCGGGCGGACGCCAGTTGACTTATGGCGAGCTGGCGCAAGCCGCAGCCGCGCTGCCGGTGCCGCAAAAGGTGGTGCTGAAGGACCCCAAGGACTTCCGCATCATCGGTCGCGCCACCGGCCGCATCGATGCCAAGGCCAAGAGCAGCGGCAAGCAGGCGTTCGGCATCGACACCAATCTGGAAGGCCAACTGACGGCGGTGGTCGCGCGGCCGCCGGTGTTCGGCGCCCGCATTAAGACGGTCGACGACAGCGCCGCGCGCGCCATCAAGGGCGTGCGCGCCGTGCTGCGCGTGCCGCTCGACCGTGGCGCGGAAGGCGTGGCCGTGGTGGCCGATGGCTACTGGAACGCCAAGCGCGGGCGCGATGCCCTGAAGCTGGAGTGGAACACCGACGACGTCGAAAAGGTCGACAGCGAAAAGCAACTCGCCCAGTTCCGCAAGCTGGCCGGCCAGCCCGGCAACCGCAAGTTCGACGCCGACATGGCGCCGCTGGCCGGCGCGCCGTTGAGCATCAAGGCGGACTTCGTGTTCCCGTATCTCGCCCATGCGCCGATGGAGCCGCTGAACTGCACCGTCAAGCTCGACGACGGCGCCGCCGAGGTGTGGACCGGCACCCAGATGCCGGGCCTCGACGCCGTCGCCGCCGCCCGCGTGCTGGGCCTCAAACAGGACAAGGTCAAGATGAACGTGGCGGTGGCCGGCGGCGGTTTCGGCCGCCGCGCCGTCCCCACCAACGACTTCGTGGTGGAGGCGTGCCAGATCGCCAAGGCCGCCCGCGCGGCCGGCGTGGTGGCGCCGATCCGTACCGTTTGGAGCCGCGAGGACGACATCCGTGGCGGCTACTACCGTCCGATGCACCTGCACCGGGCCCATATCGGCTTCGACGCCAGCGGCAACGTGCTGGCGTGGGACCACGCGATCGTCGGCCAGTCGATCACGGCCGGCTCGCCGTTCGAACCGTTCCAGGTGAAGAACGGCATCGACGGCACCGCCACCGAAGGCATGCGCGATCCCTATCCGTTCCCGATGCGCCTGACCGTGCACCATCCGAAGCAGAATGTGCCGGTCCTGTGGTGGCGCAGCGTCGGCTCCAACCACACGGCCTTCGTCATGGAGACGCTGATCGACGAGATCGCGCGCATGACCAAGCAGGATCCGGTGGCGTACCGCATGCGCCTTCTCAGTCCGAAGCAGGCGCGCCACCGCGCGGCGCTGCAACTGGCGGTCGACAAGAGCGGTTACGGCAAGCGCCGCCTGGCGGCCGGCCGCGCCTGGGGCGTGGCGGTGCACGAGTCGTTCGACAGCGTGGTGGCGTACGTGGTGGAAGCGTCGGTCAAGGAGGGCGAGCCGGTGCTGCACCGCGTCACCGCCGGCGTGCATTGCAACCTGGCTGTCAACCCGCGCAGCATCGAGGCGCAGGTGCAGGGCGGAGCGCTCATGGGATTGTCGATGTGTCTGCCCGGCGCGGCGATCACGCTCAAGGACGGCGTGGTCGAGCAAAGCAATTTCGGCGACTTTGCGGTGCCACGCATGACCAGCATGCCGGCCGTCGACGTGCACATCGTGCCGAGCGCCGAACCGCCGACCGGCATCGGCGAACCGGGCTTGCCGCCGCTGGCGCCGGCCTTCGCCAACGCACTGGCGCGGGTGACCGGCAAGCCGGTGCGCGACATGCCGTTCAAACTAGCGTGA
- a CDS encoding formyltransferase codes for MRAVVFAYHDVGVRCLRVLLAGGVDVALVITHDDDPAENIWYGSVRAVCREHGIATAVHPDPADPALLAAVRAARPDFLFSFYYRHMLPVAVLAVAPAYNMHGSLLPKFRGRAPVNWAVLHGADRTGATLHEMTVKPDAGAILAQTAVPILPDDTAFEVFGKVTVAAEQTLWGVLPALLAGDPPRRDNDLRQGSYFGGRTPSDGRIDWRADAQTVYNLHRAVAPPYPGAHTEVGGVCLTLARARLLSGSVATGMACGLAVLDGGIVGVCGDGRMLAISSLLDGAVEVSPQQLQTMLASSAAQIDITRVKP; via the coding sequence CTGCGGGCCGTGGTGTTTGCCTACCACGATGTCGGCGTGCGGTGCCTGCGGGTGCTGCTGGCCGGCGGCGTGGACGTGGCGCTAGTGATCACGCACGATGACGATCCGGCCGAGAACATCTGGTACGGCTCGGTGCGAGCGGTTTGCCGCGAACACGGCATCGCCACCGCAGTACACCCCGATCCCGCCGATCCGGCGCTGCTGGCGGCCGTGCGCGCGGCGCGACCGGACTTCCTGTTCAGTTTCTATTACCGCCACATGCTGCCGGTCGCCGTGCTGGCGGTGGCGCCGGCCTACAACATGCATGGCTCCCTGCTGCCGAAGTTTCGCGGCCGCGCGCCGGTCAACTGGGCCGTGCTGCATGGCGCCGACCGCACCGGCGCGACCCTGCACGAGATGACCGTCAAGCCCGACGCCGGCGCCATCTTGGCGCAGACGGCGGTGCCCATCCTGCCAGACGACACGGCCTTCGAGGTGTTCGGCAAGGTCACCGTGGCGGCCGAGCAGACCTTGTGGGGCGTGCTGCCGGCGCTGCTGGCGGGCGATCCGCCGCGCCGCGACAACGACCTGCGGCAGGGCAGTTACTTCGGCGGGCGCACGCCCTCCGATGGCCGCATCGACTGGCGCGCCGACGCGCAAACCGTCTACAACCTGCACCGCGCGGTGGCCCCGCCTTATCCCGGCGCCCACACGGAGGTGGGCGGCGTGTGCCTGACACTGGCGCGGGCGCGCCTGCTGTCGGGCAGCGTGGCAACAGGCATGGCTTGCGGCTTGGCAGTGCTCGACGGCGGGATCGTCGGCGTGTGCGGTGACGGCCGCATGCTGGCCATCTCCTCGTTGCTGGACGGCGCGGTGGAAGTATCGCCACAACAGTTACAAACCATGCTGGCCAGTTCGGCGGCGCAGATCGACATCACCCGAGTAAAACCATGA
- a CDS encoding porin, which translates to MKKILGTLTLLGVCGTMASAHAQSSVAIYGTLDAGIAKVSGATAQISKRDNNKLGFRGVEDLGNNLKALFQLEIRFESDTGTVESGSRPLFQGQSRVGLQGGFGTVRLGRGLTAYQESSIPFEPWSGLPTVVPGSPGGAIGPGFQSDLHVAGYTSDALGPAGNSRNRFSNAVFYNSPVFGGFQVNLTVGAKEANGNPALIGRGTALAPQYPANSVPSANPYSVSTTYTLGRFGAMAAYERNAVESKVWAVAASFRPTPDLKLMGSYQKQDQSHTMLVNPDTKAWLLGANYTVGVGKILLGYGQRVPDGAPHVKQASVGYEHNLSTRTYLYADLSNKKTPPTGSPNVLGSYTYYGMGVHHNF; encoded by the coding sequence ATGAAAAAAATATTGGGGACACTGACTTTGCTGGGCGTATGCGGCACCATGGCGAGCGCGCATGCGCAATCGTCGGTCGCGATCTACGGCACCCTCGACGCGGGGATCGCCAAGGTTTCGGGGGCGACGGCGCAAATCTCTAAGCGCGACAACAACAAGCTGGGATTCCGAGGGGTCGAGGATCTCGGCAACAACTTGAAGGCCCTGTTCCAACTGGAGATACGCTTCGAATCGGACACCGGCACCGTTGAATCGGGCTCGCGCCCGCTGTTCCAGGGGCAGAGCCGGGTCGGCCTGCAGGGCGGTTTCGGCACCGTGCGGCTGGGGCGCGGCCTGACGGCGTACCAGGAGTCGAGCATCCCGTTCGAGCCGTGGAGCGGCCTGCCGACCGTGGTGCCGGGCTCGCCCGGCGGCGCCATCGGCCCGGGCTTCCAGTCCGACCTGCACGTGGCCGGCTACACCAGCGACGCGCTCGGCCCGGCGGGCAACTCGCGCAACCGCTTCTCCAACGCGGTGTTCTACAACTCGCCGGTGTTCGGCGGCTTCCAGGTCAACCTGACGGTCGGCGCCAAGGAGGCCAACGGCAATCCGGCGCTGATCGGACGAGGCACCGCGCTGGCGCCGCAGTACCCCGCCAACAGCGTGCCCTCGGCCAACCCCTACTCGGTCAGCACGACCTACACCCTGGGCCGCTTTGGCGCCATGGCCGCCTACGAGCGCAACGCGGTCGAATCGAAGGTGTGGGCCGTGGCGGCGTCGTTCCGGCCGACGCCGGATCTGAAGCTCATGGGCTCGTACCAAAAGCAGGACCAGAGCCATACCATGCTGGTCAACCCCGACACCAAAGCCTGGCTACTGGGCGCCAACTACACCGTGGGCGTCGGAAAGATACTGCTGGGCTACGGCCAGCGGGTGCCGGACGGCGCGCCGCACGTCAAGCAGGCGTCGGTCGGCTATGAGCACAACCTGTCGACCCGCACCTACCTGTACGCCGATCTGTCGAACAAGAAAACCCCGCCGACGGGCAGCCCGAATGTGTTGGGGAGCTACACCTACTACGGGATGGGCGTGCACCACAACTTCTGA
- a CDS encoding DegT/DnrJ/EryC1/StrS aminotransferase family protein, which yields MTRELPFLPFSRPTIDEATIAAVGDVLRSGWITSGPKVSEFEERLSAYFGGRPVLTFNSGTCTMEIALRVAGVGHGDEVITTPISWPATANVILAVGATPVFADIDPATRNIDLDRLEAAITPRTRALIPVHLSGLPVDMERLYAIAARHRLRVVEDAAQAFGSRWRGRPVGAFGDLVSFSFQANKNLTTGEGGCLVLNDAEEAALAARHRLQGVTRSGIDGIDVDLPGGKHNMSDIMAAIGLGQFANIEAVTAHRHALARHYFARFGDGFEAASGARLPLADFDHSNWHLFQIILPDRGASTRADFMEAMARRGIGTGFHYAAIHLFSLYRARGYAEGMFPVAERVGRLTVTLPMFHAMTFDDVERVVAAVESILIPQVPQ from the coding sequence ATGACGCGCGAGCTGCCTTTCCTGCCGTTCTCCCGGCCCACCATCGACGAGGCCACCATCGCCGCCGTCGGCGACGTGCTGCGCTCCGGCTGGATCACCAGCGGCCCCAAAGTAAGCGAGTTCGAGGAGCGCCTGTCCGCTTATTTTGGCGGGCGGCCCGTATTGACCTTCAACTCCGGAACCTGCACCATGGAGATCGCCCTGCGCGTGGCCGGCGTCGGCCACGGCGACGAGGTGATCACCACCCCTATCTCGTGGCCGGCCACCGCCAACGTCATCCTCGCCGTCGGCGCGACGCCGGTGTTCGCCGACATCGATCCGGCCACCCGCAACATCGATCTTGATCGACTTGAAGCCGCCATCACGCCGCGCACGCGCGCGCTGATCCCGGTGCATTTATCCGGCCTGCCGGTGGACATGGAGCGCCTGTACGCGATCGCCGCGCGCCACCGGCTACGCGTGGTGGAGGACGCCGCGCAGGCGTTCGGATCGCGCTGGCGGGGCCGGCCCGTCGGCGCCTTCGGCGATCTGGTGTCGTTCAGCTTTCAAGCGAATAAGAACCTGACCACGGGCGAGGGCGGCTGCCTCGTGCTGAACGACGCGGAGGAAGCGGCGCTGGCCGCCAGGCACCGCCTGCAGGGCGTCACCCGAAGCGGGATCGACGGCATCGATGTCGATCTCCCCGGTGGCAAGCACAACATGAGCGACATCATGGCGGCGATCGGCCTGGGCCAGTTCGCCAACATCGAGGCCGTCACCGCGCACCGGCACGCGCTGGCGCGCCACTATTTCGCCCGCTTCGGCGATGGCTTCGAGGCCGCCAGCGGCGCCCGGCTGCCGCTGGCCGATTTCGACCACAGCAACTGGCATCTGTTCCAGATCATCCTTCCCGACCGGGGGGCGTCCACGCGCGCCGACTTCATGGAGGCGATGGCGCGTCGGGGGATCGGCACCGGCTTCCATTACGCGGCGATTCATTTGTTCAGCCTGTACCGCGCGCGCGGCTACGCGGAGGGCATGTTCCCGGTCGCCGAGCGCGTCGGCCGCCTGACGGTGACCTTGCCGATGTTCCACGCGATGACTTTCGACGACGTCGAGCGCGTCGTGGCCGCCGTCGAATCGATCCTGATCCCGCAGGTGCCCCAATGA
- a CDS encoding Crp/Fnr family transcriptional regulator — protein MASEQIEEFITSSLWGRNLTSEQLRRVLGDTSELMAEGGQTVCHRGVRAEYWYGVVEGLVKVSNVTREGRPTSLIGIPTGGWFGEGSVLKNENRPYDVVALRASRLAQVPAATFHWLLGCSLPFNRFLIEQLNARLAQFVIRVEHFRSSAPERHVAHCLAELFNAELYPGTATMLRISQEEIALLAGVSRQLVNRALHRLEDAQLLQASYGSIRILDIAALRAFASEAEAKSGAET, from the coding sequence ATGGCGAGTGAGCAGATCGAAGAATTCATAACATCGTCCTTGTGGGGCCGTAATTTGACTTCGGAGCAGTTGCGGCGGGTCCTCGGTGACACGTCGGAGCTGATGGCGGAGGGCGGACAGACGGTCTGCCATCGCGGCGTGCGCGCCGAGTATTGGTATGGCGTGGTGGAGGGGCTGGTGAAAGTCTCCAACGTCACGCGCGAAGGGCGGCCGACCTCGCTGATCGGCATCCCCACGGGCGGTTGGTTCGGCGAAGGCTCGGTGTTGAAGAACGAGAATCGTCCCTACGATGTGGTGGCGCTGCGCGCGAGCCGCCTGGCCCAGGTGCCGGCCGCGACCTTCCACTGGCTGCTGGGGTGCAGCCTGCCGTTCAACCGGTTTTTGATCGAGCAGTTGAACGCCAGGCTGGCACAGTTTGTCATCCGCGTGGAGCATTTCCGTTCCTCGGCGCCGGAAAGGCACGTGGCGCATTGTCTGGCCGAGTTGTTCAACGCCGAGCTGTATCCGGGCACGGCGACGATGCTGCGGATTTCGCAGGAGGAGATCGCGCTGTTGGCCGGGGTGTCGCGCCAACTGGTGAACCGCGCGCTGCACCGGCTCGAGGATGCGCAACTGCTGCAAGCGAGCTACGGCTCCATCCGCATACTCGACATCGCGGCGCTGCGCGCCTTCGCCTCGGAAGCGGAAGCCAAGAGTGGCGCGGAAACATAA
- a CDS encoding tannase/feruloyl esterase family alpha/beta hydrolase has protein sequence MYIMHILKPVAACATLLMAGCGGNDGANITPDTRQPTARQACDALKGRSIGGATIGSAVLVAQATAIPAYCRVSAKIEPRLNFELRLPDSWNGKLYYGGGGGYNGVIPDASGFNLSALLQGYATVNSDSGHQGSPLDASFALNDTNAAQLFGSLSIPTVMSSALDMVRTAYGAAPKRAYFEGCSNGGREALMMAERYPNLFDGIIARAPAYNWVGFMGAFNRTAVALAAPGGQFTTAKLALLAQSVRNACDGKDGIVDGMVSNPAACTATDFNPASLRCAGGGDTGDACLSDAQLAVVRSWTTPAVFSGSPTYRNAGWQLSGNEDAPGAWPAWVTGNGNAQGALQFLFQDTTVKNYLARNPGADSLNYGAFDQNQAALYALEALNSATSTDLRPFKDSGGKLILWHGTNDAALSYQSTTEYYQGLQTRLGGAGAVAEFARYYLAPAVDHCAGGPGADNSDLLGALDNWVDKNAAPATLGASRLAADGTVVLSRPLCPYPQYPRYTGPASDAQAGRLAANYSCTQPPI, from the coding sequence ATGTACATCATGCATATTCTCAAGCCGGTGGCCGCTTGCGCGACGCTGCTCATGGCGGGCTGCGGCGGCAACGATGGCGCCAACATCACCCCCGACACGCGGCAACCCACGGCCCGGCAAGCCTGCGATGCGCTCAAAGGCCGGTCCATCGGCGGCGCGACGATAGGCTCCGCCGTCCTTGTGGCGCAGGCAACGGCGATCCCGGCCTATTGCAGGGTCTCGGCAAAAATCGAGCCCCGCCTGAACTTCGAACTGCGCCTGCCGGACAGCTGGAACGGCAAGCTCTACTACGGTGGCGGCGGCGGCTACAACGGCGTCATCCCGGACGCCAGCGGCTTCAATCTCAGCGCCCTGCTGCAGGGCTACGCTACGGTCAACAGCGACTCGGGCCACCAGGGCTCGCCGCTGGACGCCTCTTTCGCGCTCAACGATACCAATGCCGCGCAGCTGTTCGGCAGCCTCTCCATTCCGACCGTGATGTCGTCGGCGCTCGACATGGTCAGGACGGCCTACGGCGCGGCGCCGAAGCGCGCCTATTTCGAGGGCTGCTCGAACGGCGGGCGCGAGGCCCTGATGATGGCCGAACGCTACCCGAACCTGTTCGACGGCATCATCGCGCGGGCGCCGGCCTATAACTGGGTCGGCTTCATGGGCGCGTTCAACCGGACCGCAGTGGCGTTAGCGGCCCCGGGCGGCCAGTTCACCACCGCGAAACTGGCCTTGCTGGCGCAATCGGTGCGCAACGCCTGCGACGGCAAGGATGGCATCGTCGATGGCATGGTCTCCAATCCCGCCGCCTGCACCGCCACCGATTTCAATCCGGCGTCGCTGCGTTGCGCCGGCGGCGGCGACACTGGCGACGCCTGCCTGTCGGACGCGCAGCTGGCCGTCGTGCGGTCATGGACCACGCCGGCCGTCTTCAGCGGCAGCCCGACCTACCGCAACGCCGGCTGGCAGCTCAGCGGCAACGAGGACGCGCCGGGCGCCTGGCCGGCCTGGGTCACGGGAAACGGCAACGCGCAGGGCGCGCTGCAGTTCCTGTTCCAGGACACGACTGTGAAGAACTATCTGGCGCGTAATCCGGGCGCCGATTCGCTGAACTACGGGGCGTTCGATCAGAACCAGGCCGCGCTGTACGCGCTGGAGGCGTTGAACTCGGCCACCAGCACCGATCTGCGGCCATTTAAAGACAGCGGCGGAAAGCTGATCCTGTGGCACGGCACCAACGACGCGGCGTTGAGTTACCAATCCACGACCGAGTATTACCAAGGCTTGCAGACAAGGCTGGGCGGCGCCGGCGCGGTCGCCGAGTTCGCGCGGTATTATCTGGCGCCGGCGGTGGACCACTGCGCGGGCGGACCGGGAGCGGACAATAGCGACTTGCTGGGCGCGCTGGATAACTGGGTGGACAAGAACGCCGCGCCGGCGACGCTGGGCGCGTCCAGGCTGGCGGCCGACGGCACGGTGGTGTTGAGCCGGCCGCTTTGCCCGTATCCGCAGTACCCGCGCTATACGGGGCCGGCGAGCGATGCGCAGGCGGGCAGGTTGGCGGCGAACTATTCTTGTACCCAGCCGCCCATCTAA
- a CDS encoding glycosyltransferase family 39 protein: MLFGGFVLITLYALGVRTLVPPDEGRYAEIGREMFTSGDWITTRLNGIKYFEKPPLQAWMNALTFTLFGLGEWQARLWTGVCGIVGVVMTAWAGRVVFSPRVGMYAGLVLASTLFWLASGQINSLDMSLSGMMATCLAAVLIAQRDDATAGQRRAWMLVAWAAMALAVLAKGLVGVVLPGAMLVLYGAAARDWRVWTRLHMGKGLLLLFAIAAPWFILVAQRNPEQPYFFFIHEHFDRFLSPGHKREGPWYAFIMLLLPGMLPWLGWLPHALAAGARRAPGRFQPRLLLLIWFAFIFVFFSMSSSKLPGYIVPVFPALALLTALCLDAAGRRPHMVAAALLAAVGAALVVAVPVALTMGMGVGAAGSAPHNLRSYQPWLMFAGCIMLVGGCLAWFHAARERRDSTVLTMAVAGFLATHLIVAGFEVYGKDRAGTALLPAIRAELTPTAKLYAVGRYEQSLTFYLGRPAILVEYADEFGFGLQQEPHLALSGLDEFVAQWRRDSAAGRPSVAIASQALYDRLRQRGVPMRLVARDGRRLVISNQLTKALP, encoded by the coding sequence ATGCTGTTCGGCGGCTTCGTCCTGATCACGCTGTACGCACTCGGCGTGCGCACCCTGGTACCGCCCGACGAGGGCCGCTACGCCGAGATCGGCAGGGAGATGTTTACCAGCGGCGATTGGATCACCACGCGCCTGAACGGCATTAAATATTTCGAAAAGCCGCCGTTGCAAGCGTGGATGAACGCGCTGACCTTCACCCTGTTCGGCCTGGGTGAATGGCAGGCGCGCCTGTGGACCGGCGTCTGCGGCATCGTCGGCGTGGTCATGACCGCCTGGGCCGGCCGCGTGGTGTTCTCCCCCCGCGTCGGGATGTATGCCGGCCTGGTGCTGGCGTCGACCCTGTTCTGGCTGGCATCGGGCCAGATCAATTCGCTCGACATGAGCCTGTCGGGCATGATGGCCACCTGCCTGGCCGCCGTGCTGATCGCCCAGCGCGATGACGCCACCGCCGGCCAGCGGCGCGCCTGGATGCTGGTCGCATGGGCGGCGATGGCACTTGCGGTGCTGGCCAAGGGCCTGGTCGGCGTGGTGCTGCCGGGCGCCATGTTGGTGCTCTACGGCGCCGCCGCGCGCGATTGGCGCGTCTGGACCCGTCTGCACATGGGCAAGGGATTGCTGCTGCTTTTCGCCATCGCCGCGCCCTGGTTCATCCTGGTCGCCCAGCGCAACCCCGAACAGCCGTATTTCTTCTTCATTCACGAGCATTTCGACCGCTTCCTGAGCCCTGGCCACAAGCGCGAGGGGCCCTGGTACGCCTTCATCATGCTGCTGCTGCCTGGCATGTTGCCTTGGTTGGGCTGGCTGCCGCACGCATTGGCGGCGGGCGCCAGGCGCGCGCCGGGCCGGTTCCAGCCGCGATTGCTGTTGTTGATCTGGTTCGCCTTCATTTTCGTGTTTTTCAGCATGTCGAGCTCGAAGCTGCCCGGCTACATCGTGCCGGTGTTCCCGGCGCTGGCGTTGCTCACGGCGCTGTGCCTGGACGCCGCCGGCCGCCGCCCGCACATGGTCGCCGCCGCGCTGCTGGCGGCGGTGGGCGCGGCGCTGGTGGTCGCGGTGCCGGTGGCGCTGACGATGGGCATGGGCGTGGGCGCGGCCGGCTCTGCGCCGCACAACCTGCGCAGCTACCAGCCGTGGCTGATGTTCGCCGGATGCATTATGTTGGTCGGCGGCTGCCTCGCATGGTTCCACGCGGCCCGAGAGCGGCGCGATTCGACCGTCCTGACGATGGCGGTAGCCGGCTTTCTCGCCACCCACCTGATCGTCGCAGGTTTCGAGGTGTACGGCAAGGACCGCGCGGGCACCGCGCTGCTGCCGGCGATCCGCGCCGAACTGACGCCGACCGCCAAGCTGTACGCGGTCGGCCGCTACGAGCAGTCGCTGACCTTCTACCTGGGCCGGCCGGCGATCCTGGTCGAGTACGCGGACGAATTCGGCTTCGGGCTGCAACAGGAACCGCATCTGGCGCTGTCCGGGCTGGACGAATTCGTCGCCCAATGGCGGCGGGACAGCGCTGCCGGCCGGCCCTCAGTGGCCATCGCCAGCCAGGCACTGTACGACCGGCTGCGCCAGCGCGGCGTGCCGATGCGGCTGGTGGCACGCGACGGGCGCCGGCTCGTGATCTCCAATCAATTAACGAAAGCATTGCCATGA
- a CDS encoding glycosyltransferase codes for MTPELSIVIPVYNEEAGLPGLFARLYPALDALGSSYEIVFVNDGSRDASVALLAEQFRRRPDVTRVVLFNGNYGQHMAILAGFQSARGEIMVTLDADLQNPPEEIGKLVDKIREGHDYVGSIRRVRQDSAWRTLASKAMNRMRERITNIRITDQGNMLRAYGRNVIDLVNQCAEVNTFVPALAYTFARNPAEVVVEHEERVAGASKYSFYSLIRLNFDLVTGFSLIPLQLFSMLGMALSGASGLLVLVLLTRRLLLGAEAEGAFTLFALLFFLMGVILFGIGLLGEYIGRIYQQVRARPRYVVQTILEEPAPAARRQVADAANAAAILPLEQRGVGR; via the coding sequence ATGACGCCAGAATTGTCCATCGTCATTCCGGTCTACAACGAGGAGGCGGGGCTGCCCGGCCTGTTCGCGCGCCTGTACCCGGCGCTCGACGCGCTCGGCAGCAGCTATGAAATCGTGTTCGTCAACGACGGCAGCCGCGACGCCTCGGTGGCGCTGTTGGCCGAGCAGTTCCGGCGGCGCCCCGACGTCACCCGGGTGGTGCTGTTCAACGGCAACTACGGCCAGCACATGGCGATCCTGGCCGGCTTCCAGTCGGCGCGCGGCGAGATCATGGTCACCCTCGACGCCGACCTGCAAAACCCGCCCGAGGAAATCGGCAAGCTGGTCGACAAGATCCGCGAAGGCCACGACTACGTCGGCTCGATCCGGCGCGTGCGCCAGGATTCGGCCTGGCGCACGCTGGCGTCGAAGGCGATGAACCGGATGCGCGAACGCATCACCAACATCCGCATCACCGACCAGGGCAACATGCTGCGTGCCTACGGCCGCAATGTCATCGACCTGGTCAATCAATGCGCGGAGGTCAACACCTTCGTGCCCGCGCTGGCCTACACCTTCGCGCGCAATCCGGCCGAGGTCGTGGTCGAGCACGAGGAGCGCGTGGCTGGCGCGTCGAAGTATTCGTTCTACAGCCTGATACGGCTCAACTTCGACCTGGTGACCGGCTTCTCGCTCATTCCGCTGCAACTGTTCTCGATGCTGGGCATGGCGCTGTCGGGAGCCTCCGGCCTGTTGGTGCTGGTGCTGCTAACGCGCCGGCTGCTGCTCGGCGCCGAGGCCGAGGGCGCGTTCACCTTGTTCGCGCTGCTGTTCTTCCTGATGGGCGTGATCCTGTTCGGCATCGGCTTGTTGGGCGAGTACATCGGCCGCATCTACCAGCAGGTGCGCGCGCGGCCGCGCTATGTGGTTCAAACCATCCTCGAGGAGCCGGCGCCGGCGGCGCGGCGGCAGGTGGCCGACGCCGCCAATGCGGCGGCCATTCTGCCGCTGGAACAGCGCGGGGTGGGGCGGTGA
- a CDS encoding (2Fe-2S)-binding protein, whose amino-acid sequence MTTLNVNGSARALDVDADTPILWALRDTLGLTGTKFGCGAALCGACTVHLDGQAIRSCVTPVSAADGKKITTIEAATDGSDRVGKAVHAAWVKHDVAQCGYCQSGQIMSAIAFLKTLPRGKQPTVAEIESAMAGNICRCGTYARIRAAVADAARTLA is encoded by the coding sequence ATGACCACACTCAATGTCAACGGCAGCGCGCGCGCCCTCGATGTCGACGCCGACACGCCCATCCTGTGGGCGCTGCGTGACACCCTGGGCCTGACGGGCACTAAGTTCGGCTGCGGCGCGGCGCTGTGCGGCGCCTGCACCGTGCACCTCGACGGCCAGGCGATCCGCTCGTGCGTCACGCCGGTCTCCGCCGCCGACGGCAAGAAGATCACCACCATCGAAGCGGCCACCGACGGCAGCGACCGCGTCGGCAAGGCGGTGCATGCGGCATGGGTCAAGCATGACGTGGCGCAATGCGGCTACTGCCAGAGCGGCCAGATCATGAGCGCCATCGCCTTCCTCAAAACGCTGCCGCGCGGGAAGCAGCCGACCGTCGCTGAGATCGAGTCCGCCATGGCCGGCAATATTTGCCGTTGCGGCACCTACGCCCGCATCCGCGCCGCCGTCGCCGACGCCGCCCGCACCCTCGCTTAA